One genomic segment of Erythrolamprus reginae isolate rEryReg1 chromosome 2, rEryReg1.hap1, whole genome shotgun sequence includes these proteins:
- the TLN1 gene encoding talin-1 isoform X9 — MTSGIDDNETLLLRRKFFYSDQNVDSRDPVQLNLLYVQARDDILNGSHPVSFDKACEFAGYQCQIQFGPHNEQKHKAGFLDLKDFLPKEYIKQKGERKIFLAHKNCGGMSEIEAKVRYVKLARSLKTYGVSFFLVKEKMKGKNKLVPRLLGITKECVMRVDEKTKEVIQEWNLTNIKRWAASPKSFTLDFGDYQDGYYSVQTTEGEQIAQLIAGYIDIILKKKKSKDHFGLEGDEESTMLEDSVSPKKSTLLQQQFNQLNKAEHSSVALPVIIRPGASGPENFQVGTMPQAQQQITSGQMHRGHMPPLTSAQQALTGTLNSSLQAVKAAESSLDDFETLPPLGQDAASKAWRKNKMDESKHEIHSQVDAITAGTASVVNLTAGDPAETDYTAVGCAVTTISSNLTEMSKGVKLLAALMEDEGGNGRQLLQAAKNLAGAISELLKTAQPSSAEPRQNLLQAAGAVGQTSGELLQEIGESDMDPHFQIAESRHLRTLSILDAKMDVLMQLAKAVASAAAALVLKAKNVAQKTEDSVLQTQVIAAATQCALSTSQLVACTKVVAPTISSPVCQEQLIEAGKLVAKSVEGCVDASQAATSDEQLLKQVGVAATAVTQALNDLLEHIKQHATGGQPVGRYDQATDTILNVTENIFSSMGDAGEMVRQARILAQATSDLVNAIKADAEGETDLENSRKLLSAAKILADATAKMVEAAKGAAAHPDSEEQQQRLREAAEGLRMATNAAAQNAIKKKLVHRLEHAAKQAAAAATQMIAAAQHSAGGSKNPSAQQHLVQSCKVVADQIPMLVQGVRGSQSQPDSPSAQLALIAASQNFLQPGGKMVAAAKATVPTVSDQASAMQLSQCAKNLAAALAELRTAAQKAQEACGPLEIDSALSLVQSLERDLQEAKAAAREGKLKPLPGETMEKCAQDLGNSTKAVSSAIAHLLGEIAQGNENYTGIAARDVAQALRSLSQAARGVAANTEDPQAQAATLDCAGDVMDKASSLIREARMAVSKPGDAESQQRLAQVAKAVSQALNRCVNCLPGQRDVDAAIRTVGEASKRLLAESFPPSTKNFQEAQSQLNQAAAGLNQSANELVQASRGTPQNLAKASGKFGQDFNEFLQAGVEMAGQSQSKEAQGQLVSNLKGISLSSSKLLLAAKALSADPAAPNLKNQLAAAARAVTDSINQLITMCTQQAPGQKECDNALRELETVRELLENPSQAVSDMSYFNCLDSVMENSKVLGEAMAGISQNAKNSKLPEFGESVSTASKALCGFTEAAAQAAYLVGVSDPNSQAGQQGLVDPTQFARANQAIQMACQNLIDPACTQSQVLSAATIVAKHTSALCNTCRLASSRTANPVAKRQFVQSAKEVANSTANLVKTIKALDGAFTPENRERCREATAPLIEAVENLTAFASNPEFATIPAQISPEGRRAMEPILSSAKTMLESSAGLIQTARSLAVNPKDPSKWSVLAGHSRTVSDSIKKLITNMRDKAPGQRECDRALETLNKCVRDLDQASLAAISQQLAPREGISQEALHNQMLTAVQEISSLIDPVAGAARAEASQLGHKVSQLAQYFEPLVVAAVGAASKMLNHQQQMNLLDQTKTLAESGLQMLYTAKEAGGNPKQAAHTQEALEEAAQMMREAVEDLTATLNEAASAAGVVGGMVDSIRQAINQLDEGPMGEPEGTFVDYQTTMVKTAKAIAVTVQEMVTKSTTNPDELGILASQLTMDYGHLALQAKPAALTAENEEIGAHIKNRVQELGHGCAALVTNAGALQCSPTDAYTKKELIECARKVSEKVSHVLAALQAGNRGTQACITAASAVSGIIADLDTTIMFATAGTLNRENAETFADHREGILKTAKALVEDTKVLVQNATASQEKLAQAAQSSVTTITRLAEVVKLGAASLGSEDPETQVVLINAVKDVAKALGDLISATKAAAGKSGDDPAVYQLKNSAKQVMVTNVTSLLKTVKAVEDEATKGTRALEATIEHIRQELAVFCSQVPPAKTSTPEDFIRMTKGITMATAKAVAAGNSCRQEDVIATANLSRRAIADMLRSCKEAACHPDVGSEVRHRALRFGKECASGYLELLEHVLVILQKPSHNLKQQLAGYSKRVAGCVTELIQAAEAMKGTEWVDPEDPTVIAENELLGAAAAIEAAAKKLEQLKPRAKPKQADESLNFEEQILEAAKSIAAATSALVKAASAAQRELVAQGKVGAIPANALDDGQWSQGLISAARMVAAATNNLCEAANAAVQGHASEEKLISSAKQVAASTAQLLVACKVKADQDSEAMKRLQAAGNAVKRASDNLVKAAQKAAAFEDEENATVVVKERMVGGIAQIIAAQEEMLRKERELEEARKKLALIRQQQYKFLPSELRDEGQN, encoded by the exons ATGACGAGC GGCATCGATGACAACGAGACGCTGCTCCTCCGACGGAAGTTCTTCTACTCCGACCAGAACGTGGATTCCCGTGACCCCGTGCAGCTCAACCTCCTCTACGTTCAG GCCCGAGACGACATCCTGAATGGCTCCCACCCGGTCTCCTTCGACAAAGCCTGCGAGTTTGCCGGCTACCAGTGCCAGATCCAGTTCGGTCCTCACAACGAGCAGAAGCACAAGGCCGGGTTTCTGGA CTTGAAGGACTTTCTGCCCAAGGAGTACATCAAGCAGAAGGGCGAGCGGAAGATCTTCCTG gcCCACAAGAACTGTGGCGGCATGAGCGAGATTGAGGCCAAGGTCCGGTACGTGAAACTCGCCCGCTCGCTCAAGACCTACGGCGTCTCCTTCTTCTTGGTCAAA GAGAAGATGAAGGGCAAAAACAAGCTGGTGCCGCGTCTGCTGGGCATCACCAAGGAGTGCGTTATGCGGGTGGACGAGAAGACCAAGGAGGTCATCCAGGAGTGGAACCTGACCAACATCAAGCGCTGGGCAGCCTCTCCCAAGAGCTTCACGCTG GACTTTGGGGATTACCAGGACGGCTATTACTCTGTGCAGACCACTGAGGGGGAGCAGATTGCCCAGCTCATCGCTGGCTACATTGACATCATCTTGAAGAAG AAAAAGAGCAAAGACCACTTTGGCTTGGAGGGCGACGAGGAATCCACCATGCTGGAGGACTCGGTGTCCCCCAAGAA GTCGACCCTCCTGCAGCAGCAGTTCAACCAGCTGAACAAAGCCGAGCACAGCTCTGTGGCCCTGCCGGTCATCATACGGCCCGGTGCCAGCGGGCCGGAGAACTTCCAGGTGGGCACCATGCCCCAGGCCCAGCAGCAGATCACCAGCGGGCAGATGCATCGGGGCCACATGCCCCCTctg ACGTCGGCTCAGCAGGCGCTCACGGGCACCCTCAACTCCAGCCTGCAGGCCGTGAAGGCTGCAGAGTCCAGCCTGGATGACTTCGAGACCCTCCCGCCCCTGGGCCAGGATGCG GCCTCCAAGGCCTGGCGGAAGAACAAGATGGACGAGTCGAAGCACGAGATCCACTCCCAAGTTGACGCCATCACCGCGGGCACAGCTTCCGTGGTCAACCTGACCGCCGGGGACCCAGCAGAAACAGACTACACAGCCGTGGGCTGTGCCGTCACCACCATCTCCTCCAACCTGACCGAGATGTCCAAGGGGGTGAAGTTGCTGGCCGCCTTGATGGAGGACGAGGGGGGCAACGGGCGGCAGCTCCTGCAGGCCGCTAAGAACCTGGCAGGGGCCATCTCAGAACTGCTGAAGACCGCCCAGCCATCCAGCGCCGAG CCACGGCAGAACCTCTTGCAGGCAGCTGGCGCAGTGGGACAGACCAGCGGAGAATTGCTGCAGGAGATTGGGGAAAGTGACATGGACCCCCATTTCCAG ATTGCGGAGAGCCGCCACCTCCGGACCCTGTCCATCCTTGATGCCAAGATG GATGTGTTGATGCAGCTTGCCAAGGCGGTGGCCAGTGCGGCGGCCGCTTTGGTTCTGAAGGCCAAGAATGTGGCCCAGAAGACTGAAGACTCGGTGCTGCAGACGCAGGTGATCGCTGCAGCCACACAGTGCGCCctctccacttcccagctggtgGCCTGTACCAAG GTGGTTGCTCCCACCATCAGCTCCCCTGTCTGCCAGGAACAACTGATCGAGGCTGGGAAGCTGGTGGCCAAGTCGGTGGAAGGCTGTGTGGACGCCTCCCAGGCAGCCACCTCTGACGAGCAGCTGCTGAAACAGGTTGGGGTGGCTGCCACGGCCGTGACCCAGGCGCTCAATGACCTTCTGGAGCACATCAAGCAGCACGCCACGGGTGGGCAGCCCGTCGGGCGCTATGACCAGGCCACGGACACCATCCTCAACGTCACCGAGAACATCTTCAGCTCCATGGGCGACGCTG gtgaaaTGGTTCGTCAGGCTCGCATCCTGGCCCAGGCAACGTCTGACCTGGTGAACGCCATCAAGGCTGATGCGGAGGGGGAGACCGACCTGGAAAACTCACGCAAATTGCTGAGTGCTGCCAAGATCCTGGCAGATGCTACAGCTAAGATGGTGGAGGCAGCAAAG GGGGCTGCGGCCCACCCGGACagcgaggagcagcagcagcggctgCGGGAGGCGGCGGAGGGGCTGCGCATGGCTACCAATGCAGCCGCCCAGAATGCCATCAAGAAGAAGCTGGTGCATCGGCTGGAG CATGCGGCCAAGCAAGCCGCTGCCGCTGCCACGCAGATGATTGCGGCTGCCCAGCACAGCGCGGGAGGGAGCAAGAATCCTTCCGCCCAGCAGCACCTGGTGCAGAGCTGCAAG GTGGTGGCCGATCAGATCCCGATGCTGGTGCAGGGCGTTCGTGGTAGCCAGTCGCAGCCGGACAGCCCCAGTGCCCAGCTGGCCCTCATTGCCGCCAGCCAGAACTTCCTGCAG CCCGGAGGGAAGATGGTGGCTGCTGCCAAGGCTACGGTGCCCACTGTTTCGGATCAGGCCTCTGCCATGCAGCTCAGCCAGTGCGCCAAAAACCTGGCGGCAGCTCTTGCCGAACTCCGCACAGCAGCACAGAAG gcACAGGAGGCCTGTGGCCCTCTGGAGATCGACTCGGCCCTCAGCCTGGTGCAAAGCCTGGAGAGGGACTTGCAGGAGGCCAAGGCGGCTGCTCGGGAGGGCAAACTGAAGCCCCTTCCAGGGGAGACG ATGGAGAAATGTGCCCAGGACTTGGGCAATAGCACCAAGGCGGTCAGCTCCGCCATTGCTCACCTGCTGGGAGAGATTGCCCAGGGCAACGAGAACTACACAG ggattGCAGCCCGGGACGTGGCCCAGGCACTGCGCTCCCTCAGCCAGGCTGCGCGGGGGGTGGCTGCCAACACGGAGGACCCCCAGGCCCAGGCGGCCACCCTGGACTGTGCCGGAGACGTCATGGACAAAGCCAGCAGCCTCATCCGGGAGGCCCGCATGGCCGTGTCCAAGCCGGGGGATGCCGAGAGCCAGCAGCGACTGGCACAG GTGGCCAAGGCCGTGTCCCAAGCCCTCAACCGTTGTGTCAACTGCCTGCCTGGTCAGCGGGACGTCGACGCCGCCATCCGCACTGTTGGCGAGGCTAGCAAGAGGCTGCTGGCCGAGTCT TTTCCTCCCAGCACCAAGAACTTCCAGGAGGCCCAGAGCCAGCTGAACCAGGCTGCGGCCGGCTTGAACCAGTCGGCCAATGAGCTGGTGCAGGCGTCGCGCGGGACCCCCCAGAACCTTGCCAAGGCTTCCGGCAAGTTTGGCCAGGACTTCAATGAGTTCCTGCAGGCTGGGGTGGAGATGGCCGGGCAGTCCCAG TCCAAGGAGGCCCAGGGCCAGCTGGTCTCCAACCTGAAGGGCATCTCGCTCTCCTCCAGCAAGTTGCTCCTGGCAGCCAAAGCGCTCTCCGCAGACCCTGCAGCGCCCAATCTCAAGAACCAGCTGGCGGCAGCGGCCCG GGCTGTGACGGACAGCATCAACCAGCTGATCACCATGTGCACCCAGCAGGCCCCGGGCCAGAAGGAGTGTGACAACGCTCTGCGGGAGCTGGAG ACGGTGCGAGAACTCCTGGAGAACCCCAGCCAGGCCGTCAGTGATATGTCCTATTTCAACTGCCTGGACAGCGTCATGGAGAACTCCAAG GTGCTGGGCGAGGCCATGGCTGGCATCTCCCAGAATGCCAAGAACAGCAAGCTGCCCGAGTTTGGAGAGTCCGTCAGCACTGCCTCCAAGGCCCTCTGCGGCTTCACAGAAGCGGCTGCCCAG GCGGCGTATTTAGTGGGCGTTTCTGACCCCAACAGCCAGGCCGGACAGCAAGGCCTGGTGGACCCCACCCAATTTGCCAGAGCCAACCAAGCCATCCAGATGGCCTGCCAGAACCTAATCGACCCAGCCTGCACGCAGTCTCAG gTCTTGTCGGCCGCTACCATCGTGGCCAAGCACACCTCCGCCCTTTGCAATACTTGCCGACTGGCCTCCTCCCGCACCGCCAATCCAGTGGCCAAGCGCCAGTTTGTCCAGTCGGCCAAGGAGGTAGCCAACAGCACAGCCAACCTCGTCAAGACCATCAAG GCTTTGGATGGCGCTTTCACTCCAGAGAACCGCGAGCGCTGCCGCGAAGCCACGGCCCCACTGATTGAAGCGGTGGAGAACCTGACCGCCTTCGCCTCCAATCCCGAGTTTGCCACCATCCCTGCTCAGATCAGCCCAGAG GGCCGCAGGGCCATGGAGCCCATCCTCTCCTCGGCCAAGACGATGCTGGAGAGCTCAGCCGGCCTCATCCAGACCGCTCGATCTCTGGCGGTCAACCCAAAGGACCCCTCCAAGTGGTCGGTGCTGGCGGGCCACTCGCGGACCGTCTCCGATTCAATCAAGAAGCTGATCACCAACATGAG GGACAAGGCTCCTGGCCAGCGGGAGTGCGACCGGGCCCTTGAGACACTGAACAAGTGCGTCCGCGACCTGGACCAGGCCTCCCTGGCAGCCATCAGCCAGCAGCTGGCACCTCGCGAAGGCATCTCCCAGGAG GCCCTGCACAACCAGATGCTCACAGCGGTCCAGGAGATCAGCAGCCTCATCGACCCCGTGGCCGGGGCTGCCCGTGCTGAGGCCTCCCAGCTGGGCCACAAG GTCTCCCAGCTGGCCCAGTATTTTGAACCCCTGGTCGTGGCAGCGGTGGGCGCCGCCTCCAAGATGCTGAACCACCAGCAGCAGATGAACCTCCTGGACCAGACGAAGACGCTGGCAGAGTCCGGACTGCAGATGCTCTACACGGCCAAGGAGGCCGGCGGGAACCCCAAG CAGGCGGCCCACACGCAGGAGGCCCTGGAGGAGGCAGCGCAGATGATGAGGGAGGCGGTGGAAGACCTCACGGCCACCCTGAACGAAGCCGCCAGCGCCGCAGGGGTTGTGGGTGGCATGGTGGACTCTATCAGGCAGGCCATCAACCAG CTCGACGAGGGCCCGATGGGGGAGCCTGAAGGCACCTTTGTGGACTACCAGACCACCATGGTGAAGACCGCCAAGGCCATCGCTGTGACTGTGCAGGAGATG GTGACCAAATCCACCACCAACCCAGATGAACTGGGCATCCTGGCCAGCCAGCTCACCATGGACTACGGACACCTCGCCCTGCAGGCCAAGCCCGCTGCCCTCACGGCAGAGAACGAAGAG ATTGGCGCCCACATAAAGAACCGagtgcaggagctgggccatgGCTGTGCCGCTCTTGTGACCAACGCTGGAGCCCTGCAGTGCAGCCCCACCGACGCCTACACGAAGAAGGAGTTGATTGAGTGCGCCCGCAAGGTTTCTGAGAAG GTTTCACATGTGCTGGCAGCCCTCCAGGCTGGCAACCGGGGCACCCAGGCGTGTATCACCGCAGCCAGTGCCGTCTCGGGCATCATCGCAGATCTGGACACCACTATCATGTTTGCCACCGCTGGAACCCTCAACCGGGAGAACGCGGAAACCTTCGCTGACCACAG GGAAGGCATCCTGAAGACAGCCAAAGCCCTGGTTGAAGACACCAAAGTGCTGGTGCAGAACGCCACTGCAAGCCAGGAAAAATTGGCCCAAGCGGCGCAGTCTTCGGTGACGACCATTACACGCCTGGCAGAGGTGGTGAAGCTGGGTGCTGCCAGTTTGGGTTCTGAGGACCCTGAGACTCAG GTGGTCCTGATCAACGCAGTCAAGGACGTCGCTAAAGCCCTGGGAGACCTGATCAGCGCCACCAAAGCCGCCGCCGGCAAGTCTGGGGACGATCCTGCCGTCTACCAGCTGAAGAACTCAGCGAAG CAGGTGATGGTCACCAATGTGACGTCGCTCTTGAAGACCGTCAAAGCGGTGGAGGACGAGGCTACCAAGGGGACACGGGCCCTGGAGGCCACCATTGAACACATTCGGCAGGAGCTGGCG gtGTTCTGCTCCCAAGTTCCCCCTGCCAAGACCTCTACTCCGGAAGACTTCATTCGCATGACAAAAGGCATTACCATGGCAACAGCCAAAGCGGTGGCAGCTGGCAACTCCTGCCGGCAGGAAGACGTGATCGCCACAGCCAACCTGAGCCGTCGTGCCATCGCAGACATGTTGCGCTCTTGCAAG GAAGCTGCCTGCCATCCGGACGTGGGCAGTGAGGTGCGGCACCGAGCCCTGCGTTTCGGGAAGGAGTGCGCGAGTGGCTACCTGGAGCTCCTGGAGCACGTCCTGGTG ATCCTGCAGAAGCCCAGCCACAACCTGAAGCAGCAGCTGGCCGGCTACTCCAAGCGGGTGGCCGGCTGCGTCACGGAGCTCATCCAGGCGGCCGAAGCCATGAAAG GGACGGAGTGGGTGGACCCCGAGGACCCCACCGTCATTGCAGAAAACGAGCTGCTGGGGGCAGCGGCTGCCATTGAGGCTGCAGCAAAGAAGTTGGAACAGCTGAAGCCGCGAGCGAAGCCCAAG CAAGCAGATGAGAGCCTCAACTTTGAAGAGCAGATCTTGGAGGCAGCCAAGTCCATCGCTGCGGCCACGAGCGCTCTGGTGAAGGCGGCCTCTGCAGCCCAGAGGGAGCTGGTGGCCCAAGGCaag gTGGGCGCCATCCCAGCCAATGCCCTGGATGACGGGCAGTGGTCCCAAGGCCTCATTTCAGCC GCCCGGATGGTGGCTGCCGCCACCAACAACCTCTGTGAAGCGGCCAACGCGGCGGTTCAAGGCCACGCCAGTGAAGAGAAGCTAATCTCCTCGGCCAAGCAGGTGGCGGCCTCCACGGCGCAGCTCCTGGTGGCGTGCAAGGTGAAGGCCGACCAGGACTCCGAGGCCATGAAGCGCCTGCAG GCGGCCGGCAACGCGGTCAAGAGGGCCTCAGACAACCTGGTGAAGGCGGCGCAGAAGGCGGCGGCCTTCGAGGACGAGGAGAACGCCACCGTGGTGGTGAAGGAGCGGATGGTCGGGGGGATTGCGCAG aTCATCGCCGCCCAGGAAGAGATGCTGCGCAAAGAGCGGGAACTGGAGGAGGCGCGGAAGAAGCTGGCCCTGATCCGGCAGCAGCAGTACAAGTTCCTCCCCTCCGAGCTGCGGGACGAAGGGCAGAACTGA